A section of the Verrucomicrobium sp. GAS474 genome encodes:
- a CDS encoding Rne/Rng family ribonuclease codes for MVLDKIREFFGFKKHGDEKEIIISCERLERRVALLEGGRLEEFAIERDSDRQISGNIYKGRVKNLESGLKAMFVDIGIDKNAFLHYWDAIPAALDSSVETIERGNKKKNQRRVTADDIPRLYPPGSDVIVQVTKGPIGTKGPRITTNISLAGRYLVLMPFTDQFGISRKIESQKERQRLRKILAGLDVPDGMGVIIRTVGEGQRPRFFVRDLAVLLEQWKKVEQKLQNVPAPALLLQEPDLVERTVRDFLTDEIDRIILDNEEEANRVKELIGSISKRSQKKIRYYNEATPIFERFNVDKQIDGAFRRQVWLPCGGYLVIDETEALVAVDVNTGRNKGGKDQDKTITQTNLEAAEEVARQLRLRNIGGLVIIDFIDMRDRKDQQAVVNKLKDGVRRDKAKTNILPISSLGLLEMTRQRVQESISRSLYAECPHCKGRGMVKSPETMSVEIQRAIIRILRLYPDVHELRIHVNGVVMERLKNEDEELLVDLERRFQGRLTFRVDPKLGIEDFKLVNVATDQEIDPKSDAASGAATAHAESKEHRSDRERSDRERGRR; via the coding sequence ATGGTCTTAGACAAAATTCGGGAATTCTTCGGTTTCAAGAAGCACGGCGACGAGAAGGAAATCATCATCAGCTGCGAGCGCCTCGAGCGGCGCGTCGCCCTCCTCGAGGGCGGGCGGCTGGAGGAATTCGCGATCGAGCGCGATAGCGACCGCCAGATCTCGGGGAACATCTACAAGGGCCGGGTGAAGAACCTCGAGTCGGGCCTCAAGGCGATGTTCGTCGACATCGGCATCGACAAGAACGCCTTCCTCCACTACTGGGACGCGATCCCGGCGGCGCTCGACTCGAGCGTCGAGACGATCGAGCGCGGCAACAAGAAGAAGAACCAGCGCCGCGTCACCGCCGACGACATCCCCCGCCTCTACCCCCCCGGTTCCGACGTCATCGTCCAGGTGACGAAGGGCCCGATCGGGACGAAGGGCCCCCGGATCACGACGAACATCAGCCTCGCCGGGCGCTACCTCGTCCTCATGCCGTTCACCGACCAGTTCGGCATCTCCCGCAAGATCGAGAGCCAGAAGGAGCGGCAGCGCCTCCGGAAGATCCTCGCCGGCCTCGACGTGCCGGACGGCATGGGCGTCATCATTCGCACCGTCGGGGAGGGGCAGCGCCCCCGCTTCTTCGTCCGCGACCTCGCCGTTCTCCTCGAGCAGTGGAAGAAGGTCGAGCAGAAGCTCCAGAACGTCCCCGCCCCGGCCCTCCTCCTCCAGGAGCCCGACCTCGTCGAGCGGACGGTCCGCGACTTCCTCACCGACGAGATCGACCGGATCATCCTCGACAACGAGGAGGAGGCGAACCGGGTGAAGGAGCTGATCGGGAGCATCTCCAAGCGTTCCCAGAAGAAGATCCGCTACTACAACGAGGCGACGCCGATCTTCGAGCGTTTCAACGTCGACAAGCAGATCGACGGCGCCTTCCGCCGCCAGGTCTGGCTGCCGTGCGGCGGCTACCTCGTCATCGACGAGACCGAGGCGCTCGTCGCCGTCGACGTGAACACGGGCCGCAACAAGGGCGGCAAGGACCAGGACAAGACGATCACCCAGACGAACCTCGAGGCGGCCGAGGAAGTCGCCCGCCAGCTCCGGCTCCGCAACATCGGCGGCCTCGTCATCATCGACTTCATCGACATGCGGGACCGCAAGGACCAGCAGGCCGTGGTCAACAAGCTCAAGGACGGCGTCCGCCGCGACAAGGCGAAGACGAACATCCTCCCGATCTCGAGCCTCGGCCTCCTCGAGATGACCCGCCAGCGGGTCCAGGAAAGCATCAGCCGCTCCCTCTATGCCGAGTGCCCCCATTGCAAGGGCCGCGGCATGGTGAAGTCTCCCGAGACGATGAGCGTCGAGATCCAGCGCGCGATCATCCGCATCCTCCGCCTCTACCCCGATGTCCACGAGCTCCGCATCCACGTGAACGGCGTCGTCATGGAGCGGCTGAAGAACGAGGACGAGGAGCTCCTCGTCGACCTCGAGCGGCGCTTCCAGGGCCGCCTCACCTTCCGCGTCGACCCGAAGCTCGGCATCGAGGACTTCAAGCTCGTCAACGTCGCCACCGACCAGGAGATCGACCCGAAGTCGGACGCCGCCTCCGGGGCCGCCACCGCCCATGCGGAGTCGAAGGAGCACCGTTCCGACCGCGAGCGGAGCGACCGCGAACGGGGCCGCCGCTAG
- a CDS encoding FtsW/RodA/SpoVE family cell cycle protein: MKEIFSKIGRLHWPLFFLILALCGASIAFIYSATYFSEGTEFRNAWMNQIYWLVIGLAVFFVVALVDYHVWIEHAWIFYLVSLVLLVAVLLFGTSMYGAKRWLPIPHVTTIQPSEVAKPAYILMLVWLLCKIPNRGFKMCAITCGFVGIPFLLIKMQPDLGSGAVLLPISLILLFIAGVKKRYILVPILLVVGLVGFTYFGVHKMGMKIPGLKQYQMERIETFYNPDFDKLGKGWMTKQSLIAIGSGGLTGKGYLKGTQAMLGYLPKNTSYNDFVFASIGEEGGFRTGALVIIGLGAAFTLCLYVSSQAADNAGALLAAGVSTLLFTHFFVNIGMTMRVVPVTGIPLPFMSYGGTFLVICFSMIGLVQSVWIHRRTR; this comes from the coding sequence ATGAAAGAAATTTTCTCCAAGATCGGACGCCTTCACTGGCCGCTCTTCTTCCTCATCCTCGCGCTCTGCGGGGCGAGCATCGCCTTCATCTACAGCGCCACCTATTTCTCCGAGGGGACCGAGTTCCGCAACGCCTGGATGAACCAGATCTACTGGCTCGTCATCGGGCTGGCCGTCTTCTTTGTCGTCGCCCTCGTCGACTACCACGTCTGGATCGAGCACGCCTGGATCTTCTACCTCGTCTCGCTCGTCCTCCTCGTCGCCGTCCTCCTCTTCGGCACCTCGATGTACGGCGCGAAGCGGTGGCTCCCCATCCCCCACGTCACCACCATCCAGCCCTCCGAGGTGGCGAAGCCCGCCTACATCCTCATGCTCGTCTGGCTGCTGTGCAAGATCCCGAACCGGGGCTTCAAGATGTGCGCCATCACCTGCGGTTTCGTCGGCATTCCGTTCCTCCTCATCAAGATGCAGCCCGACCTCGGCTCCGGCGCCGTCCTGCTGCCGATCTCGCTGATCCTCCTTTTCATCGCGGGAGTGAAGAAGCGCTACATCCTCGTTCCGATCCTTCTCGTCGTCGGCCTCGTCGGCTTCACCTACTTCGGCGTCCACAAGATGGGGATGAAGATTCCCGGCCTGAAGCAATACCAGATGGAGCGCATCGAGACGTTCTACAACCCCGATTTCGACAAGCTCGGCAAGGGCTGGATGACGAAGCAGTCCCTCATCGCCATCGGCTCCGGCGGCCTGACGGGGAAGGGCTACCTGAAGGGGACCCAGGCGATGCTCGGCTACCTGCCGAAAAACACCTCCTACAACGACTTCGTCTTCGCCAGCATCGGCGAGGAAGGCGGCTTCCGCACCGGGGCCCTCGTCATCATCGGCCTCGGGGCCGCCTTCACCCTCTGCCTCTATGTCTCTTCCCAGGCGGCCGACAATGCGGGGGCCCTCTTGGCCGCAGGAGTATCGACCCTCCTGTTCACCCATTTCTTCGTCAACATTGGCATGACCATGCGGGTCGTCCCCGTCACGGGCATCCCACTGCCGTTCATGAGCTACGGCGGCACCTTCCTCGTCATCTGCTTCTCGATGATCGGCCTGGTCCAGAGCGTCTGGATCCATCGTCGGACACGGTAG
- the mrdA gene encoding penicillin-binding protein 2 — translation MLFEPMAYARTRFVVVGGCFILGACVLLVRLWNIEVAEGKTYAGQQRDQTTVNVRLSPARGAIVDRNGVAFAENRASFDIDFYLDELVRNYRREHKNRLPMVTVPKRSGGTRQRIDIVKIVTTYLEPISLNLGFAIKLDEKAINRHYETTPTIPFQYRSDVDFATLAKFSERSLGVPGIQIAVRPVRSYNYGAMAPHILGYVGVPDEKDVAALEDGELIPEEVGRHGLEKAFDGQLQGKPGARVLQVDHRGYINKVEDEIPPTIGNSLRLTIDARMQYIVEQVLRRQGRASAVVMDPWNGDILAMASVPSYDPNDFIPRISSDKWKNLIGDPTAPLLNRALSTYVPGSTFKVVVSLAAMKAGKLTPNTTINCPSAIWIGNRLFHNDDKADRPAVDVKESLRLSINTFYYQLGIRIGINTIKDFAEELGLGLPTELPLPEDKGLIPTPAWLKQVHPLDHWSDARTANVSIGQGEVGVSPVQMAVVMSAVANGGTVYYPRLIEGVNAFDGSEVVSVPTRVRGTIDAGKENLDAVREGLRQVVDSGTATLVQLPYWKVAGKTGTAQAFRRVDGQTMRDLRTWFYCYAPYEKPRYVVCVLVEGGEWGGSTNGPLVHDILEGLHQLELGQVPDLVYLNPAAGNFSGMTSYTAPAMPSDGPVSGTAVPEDAADAPQSPPPENERFLPTSSKGPRGSKR, via the coding sequence ATGCTCTTTGAGCCGATGGCCTACGCCCGCACCCGCTTCGTCGTGGTGGGCGGCTGCTTCATCCTCGGGGCCTGCGTCCTGCTGGTCCGCCTCTGGAACATCGAGGTGGCGGAGGGGAAGACCTACGCGGGGCAGCAGCGGGACCAGACGACGGTCAATGTCCGCCTCTCCCCGGCGCGCGGCGCGATCGTCGACCGGAACGGCGTCGCCTTCGCCGAGAACCGGGCGAGCTTCGACATCGATTTCTACCTCGACGAGCTGGTCCGCAACTACCGCCGGGAACACAAGAACCGCCTGCCGATGGTGACCGTGCCGAAACGCTCCGGCGGCACCCGCCAGCGGATCGACATCGTCAAGATCGTCACCACCTACCTGGAGCCGATCTCCCTCAACCTCGGCTTCGCCATCAAGCTCGACGAGAAGGCGATCAACCGCCACTACGAGACGACGCCGACGATCCCGTTCCAATACCGGAGCGACGTCGACTTCGCCACGCTGGCGAAGTTCTCCGAGCGGAGCCTCGGCGTCCCCGGCATCCAGATCGCGGTGCGGCCCGTCCGCTCCTACAACTACGGGGCGATGGCCCCCCACATCCTCGGCTACGTCGGCGTCCCGGACGAGAAGGACGTCGCCGCCCTCGAGGACGGCGAGCTGATCCCGGAAGAGGTCGGGCGGCACGGCCTGGAAAAGGCCTTCGACGGGCAGCTGCAGGGGAAGCCGGGCGCGCGCGTCCTCCAGGTCGACCACCGGGGCTACATCAACAAGGTCGAGGACGAGATCCCGCCGACCATCGGCAATTCCCTCCGCCTGACCATCGACGCCCGGATGCAGTACATCGTCGAGCAGGTCCTCCGCCGCCAGGGCCGGGCCTCGGCCGTCGTCATGGACCCGTGGAACGGGGACATCCTCGCGATGGCCTCGGTCCCCAGCTACGACCCGAACGACTTCATCCCCCGCATCAGCAGCGACAAGTGGAAGAACCTCATCGGCGACCCGACGGCCCCCCTCCTTAACCGCGCCCTCAGCACCTACGTCCCCGGCTCGACGTTCAAGGTCGTCGTCAGCCTCGCCGCGATGAAGGCGGGGAAGCTGACGCCCAACACGACGATCAACTGCCCCAGCGCAATCTGGATCGGGAACCGCCTCTTCCACAATGACGACAAGGCCGACCGCCCCGCCGTCGACGTGAAGGAATCGCTCCGTCTCTCGATCAACACCTTCTACTACCAGCTCGGCATCCGCATCGGGATCAATACGATCAAGGACTTCGCCGAGGAACTCGGCCTCGGCCTGCCGACGGAGCTGCCGCTGCCCGAGGACAAGGGGCTGATCCCGACCCCCGCCTGGCTGAAGCAGGTCCACCCCCTCGACCATTGGAGCGACGCCCGCACGGCCAACGTCTCGATCGGGCAGGGGGAAGTCGGCGTCTCGCCCGTCCAGATGGCCGTCGTCATGTCGGCGGTCGCCAACGGCGGCACGGTCTACTATCCCCGGCTCATCGAGGGGGTGAACGCATTCGACGGGAGCGAGGTCGTCTCGGTGCCGACCCGGGTCCGGGGGACGATCGACGCCGGGAAGGAGAACCTCGACGCGGTCCGCGAGGGGCTGCGCCAGGTCGTCGACTCCGGCACGGCGACGCTCGTTCAGCTTCCCTACTGGAAGGTGGCGGGGAAGACCGGCACCGCGCAGGCCTTCCGCCGCGTCGACGGGCAGACGATGCGCGATCTCCGCACCTGGTTCTACTGCTACGCCCCCTACGAGAAGCCCCGCTACGTCGTCTGTGTCCTCGTCGAGGGCGGCGAATGGGGCGGCAGCACGAACGGCCCCCTCGTCCACGACATCCTCGAGGGGCTCCACCAGCTCGAGCTCGGGCAGGTGCCCGACCTCGTCTACCTGAATCCCGCGGCGGGCAACTTCAGCGGCATGACCTCCTACACCGCCCCGGCGATGCCGAGCGACGGGCCGGTGTCGGGAACGGCGGTCCCCGAGGACGCGGCCGACGCCCCGCAGAGCCCGCCGCCCGAGAACGAGCGCTTCCTCCCCACCTCCTCCAAGGGTCCCCGCGGATCGAAACGTTAA
- the mreD gene encoding rod shape-determining protein MreD, whose product MIFCLLGIGLLSIVVKMIEPNLPLIGVRPFLIVLPVLYGAMRMEGGSPFVLAVLFGTLIDILSPQRLGTEAIVLSLLIVLTWMQRGVFPFASYLSAAVLAMVTTFVCSFVDYAFFSWQSGDASWHFPVWVRFAWMAVINMVLAVPFFWLCDLVFIRWWKLGVRPPEEGERSKYAL is encoded by the coding sequence ATGATTTTCTGCCTCCTTGGGATCGGGCTCCTCTCGATCGTCGTGAAGATGATCGAGCCGAATCTTCCCCTCATCGGAGTGCGTCCCTTCCTCATCGTCCTCCCCGTCCTCTACGGCGCGATGCGGATGGAGGGGGGCTCCCCCTTCGTCCTCGCCGTCCTCTTCGGGACGCTGATCGACATCCTTTCCCCGCAGCGCCTCGGCACCGAGGCGATCGTCCTCTCCCTCCTCATCGTCCTCACCTGGATGCAGCGCGGCGTCTTCCCCTTCGCCAGCTACCTCAGCGCGGCGGTCCTCGCGATGGTGACCACCTTCGTCTGCTCCTTCGTCGATTACGCCTTCTTCAGCTGGCAGTCGGGGGACGCCTCCTGGCACTTCCCCGTCTGGGTCCGCTTCGCGTGGATGGCGGTGATCAACATGGTGCTGGCGGTGCCGTTTTTCTGGCTGTGCGACCTGGTCTTCATCCGCTGGTGGAAGCTCGGCGTCCGGCCTCCCGAAGAGGGGGAGAGGAGCAAGTATGCTCTTTGA
- the mreC gene encoding rod shape-determining protein MreC, giving the protein MNRLVWYTVSILALALVMGGLFMEPDSKQQIQKVVLDLVSPAISLFDHQRDVAREVRHSFKSLDQVQKEAAELREKNIQLTTENAVLKNFQEENAKLREMLEFKQATRYKLMAARVVSHDPANWWDTVQINRGWTDSDKLVSDLPVVTPRGLVGKTKLVSRNVTEVILINNQNCRVSGVVEGSRDQGIVIGMGAPAEGSPRLRMKFLPRGAQLAVGQRIFTGGAGGVFPPGLFIGTIMEAPPLSASTEFGLYREAVLDPALDLTDLDELFVVLSE; this is encoded by the coding sequence GTGAACCGCCTCGTCTGGTACACCGTCTCGATCCTCGCCCTGGCCCTGGTGATGGGCGGGCTCTTCATGGAGCCCGATTCCAAGCAGCAGATCCAGAAGGTGGTCCTCGACCTCGTCTCCCCCGCGATCAGCCTCTTCGACCACCAGCGCGACGTCGCCCGCGAGGTGCGGCACAGCTTCAAGTCGCTCGACCAGGTCCAGAAGGAGGCCGCCGAGCTCCGCGAGAAGAACATCCAGCTCACGACGGAGAACGCCGTGCTGAAGAACTTCCAGGAGGAGAACGCGAAGCTCCGCGAGATGCTCGAGTTCAAGCAGGCGACCCGCTACAAGCTGATGGCTGCCCGCGTCGTCAGCCACGATCCCGCCAACTGGTGGGACACCGTCCAGATCAACCGCGGCTGGACCGACAGCGACAAGCTCGTCTCCGACCTTCCCGTCGTCACGCCGCGCGGCCTCGTCGGCAAGACGAAGCTCGTCTCCCGCAACGTCACCGAGGTCATCCTCATCAACAACCAGAACTGCCGCGTCTCCGGCGTCGTCGAGGGTTCCCGGGACCAGGGCATCGTGATCGGCATGGGCGCGCCCGCCGAGGGGAGCCCCCGCCTGCGGATGAAGTTTTTACCCCGGGGGGCCCAGTTGGCCGTCGGGCAGAGGATTTTCACGGGAGGCGCGGGCGGGGTTTTCCCTCCCGGGCTCTTCATCGGAACGATCATGGAGGCGCCTCCGCTTAGCGCCTCGACCGAATTCGGCCTCTACCGCGAGGCGGTCCTTGATCCCGCACTGGACCTGACCGACCTGGACGAGCTCTTCGTCGTCCTCTCGGAATAG
- a CDS encoding rod shape-determining protein, translating into MLFKSFSSFFTNDIGIDLGTANTLVYVKDRGIVLREPSVVAIQQGTKKVLAVGDEAKRMLGRTPGNIIAVRPLKDGVIADFEITEAMLSAFIRKVQNRLKLRPPRVVIAVPSGITEVEKRAVQDSARHAGAREVHLIEEPMAAAIGVGLPVQEAAGNMIVDIGGGTTEVAIISLAGIVYSRSVRVAGDELDESIINYMRRAYNLMVGERTAEEIKIKIGSAYPPEKETTMEVRGRDLVAGLPKTLTITSQEVREALMEPVSVIVESVRITLERCPPELSADLVERGIVLAGGGALLRGLDRLLAEETGLPVHVAEDPLSAVAEGTGKVLEEFRYLRKISEGEGS; encoded by the coding sequence ATGCTTTTCAAATCCTTTTCGAGTTTCTTCACAAATGACATTGGTATCGATCTCGGCACGGCGAATACACTGGTCTACGTAAAAGACCGGGGAATCGTTTTGCGCGAGCCGTCGGTCGTCGCGATCCAGCAGGGGACGAAGAAAGTCCTCGCCGTCGGCGACGAGGCGAAGCGGATGCTCGGCCGCACTCCCGGCAACATCATCGCCGTCCGTCCACTGAAGGACGGGGTCATCGCCGATTTCGAGATCACCGAGGCGATGCTCAGCGCCTTCATCCGCAAGGTCCAGAACCGCCTCAAGCTCCGTCCGCCCCGGGTCGTCATCGCGGTGCCGAGCGGCATCACCGAAGTCGAGAAGCGCGCGGTGCAGGATTCCGCCCGCCACGCCGGGGCGCGTGAGGTCCACCTGATCGAGGAGCCGATGGCGGCGGCGATCGGCGTCGGCCTTCCCGTGCAGGAAGCCGCGGGCAACATGATCGTCGACATCGGCGGCGGCACCACCGAGGTCGCCATCATCTCCCTCGCGGGCATCGTCTACAGCCGCAGCGTCCGCGTCGCGGGCGACGAGCTCGACGAGAGCATCATCAATTACATGCGCCGGGCCTACAACCTCATGGTCGGCGAGCGCACCGCCGAGGAGATCAAGATCAAGATCGGCTCCGCCTATCCCCCCGAGAAGGAGACGACGATGGAAGTGCGCGGCCGCGACCTCGTCGCCGGCCTCCCGAAGACCCTCACGATCACCTCGCAGGAAGTCCGCGAGGCGCTGATGGAACCGGTCTCCGTCATCGTCGAGTCGGTCCGCATCACGCTGGAGCGCTGCCCTCCGGAGCTCTCCGCCGACCTCGTCGAGCGCGGCATCGTCCTCGCGGGCGGCGGCGCGCTGCTGCGCGGCCTCGACCGCCTGCTGGCCGAGGAGACCGGCCTTCCCGTCCACGTGGCGGAAGACCCCCTCAGCGCCGTCGCGGAAGGAACCGGCAAGGTGCTGGAAGAATTCCGGTACCTTCGCAAGATTTCCGAAGGTGAAGGCTCCTGA
- a CDS encoding type I 3-dehydroquinate dehydratase: MPLSFPPLSTRPLIVGTVTTPKGLALLASLVGNGIGADLAEVRVDALLKAGLTIDAIEPALRRRKLPVLLTCRIPAEGGVRAWKPGERTEAYAFLMHEAEAIDLELASRNELEGILEAAKVTGKTVILSAHSIPKPLTPALLRRWIAAFRKAKPTLAKIAARIESQADLALLARVLLEEKGRQPWAVMGVGPHGNLSREVLGSLGSKLLYGYLDRPAAPGQPSAKALAAFRKTLPA; the protein is encoded by the coding sequence ATGCCCCTCTCCTTCCCCCCGCTTTCGACCCGCCCCCTCATCGTCGGCACCGTGACGACCCCGAAGGGACTCGCGCTCCTCGCCTCCCTCGTCGGGAACGGGATCGGAGCCGACCTGGCCGAAGTCCGGGTCGACGCCCTCCTCAAGGCCGGGCTGACCATCGACGCCATCGAGCCCGCCCTGCGCCGCCGGAAGCTCCCCGTCCTTCTCACCTGCCGCATCCCCGCCGAGGGCGGCGTCCGCGCCTGGAAACCGGGCGAGCGGACCGAGGCCTACGCCTTCCTCATGCACGAGGCCGAGGCGATCGACCTCGAGCTCGCCTCCCGCAACGAGCTGGAGGGCATCCTAGAGGCCGCGAAGGTGACCGGCAAGACCGTCATCCTCTCCGCCCACTCGATCCCGAAGCCCCTCACCCCGGCCCTGCTCCGCCGGTGGATCGCGGCGTTCCGCAAGGCGAAGCCGACCCTCGCGAAGATCGCGGCGCGGATCGAGAGCCAGGCCGATCTCGCGCTCCTGGCCCGCGTTCTGCTGGAGGAAAAAGGAAGGCAGCCGTGGGCCGTCATGGGCGTCGGCCCCCACGGCAACCTCTCGCGCGAGGTGCTGGGCAGCCTCGGATCGAAGCTCCTCTACGGCTACCTCGACCGCCCCGCCGCCCCCGGCCAGCCCTCGGCCAAGGCGCTGGCGGCATTCCGCAAGACGCTGCCGGCCTAG